A part of Gambusia affinis linkage group LG21, SWU_Gaff_1.0, whole genome shotgun sequence genomic DNA contains:
- the rmc1 gene encoding regulator of MON1-CCZ1 complex, with amino-acid sequence MAEEHYLELSENPVQFEHASSVNNVFFDEANKQVFAVRSGGATGVVVKGPDDKSSVAFRMDDKGEVKCIKFSIGNKILAVQRTSKSVDFINFIPDYPHTEFTQECKTKNASVLGFCWTSWNEIVFITDQGIEFYQVFPDKRSLKLLKSQSINVNWYQYCPETAVILLSTTVQGNVLQPFAFRNGTMTKMTKFEIELPVVPKPAKLTLSERDIAMATIYGQVYVMYLKHHSRTANSPGAEVVLYHLSREGACKKSHILKLNTTGKFALNIVDNLIVVHHQSSQTSLIFDIRLKEPDCAVNTHQPVLPARSIHPYRIPLSGPAAVPTQPPVPCQLYSSSWSVFQPDIIISASEGYLWYLQVRLPPTVHLLQDKGKLMDFLLRRRDCKMVILSVCSQILDGQEKGSLPVVATVFDKLNQVYKEYLEAEQSYTAAMESGPSRGGGAQKRPVRTQAVIDQSDMYTHVLSAFTEMKDVSHKFIIAVLMEYIRSLNQNQITVQHYLYELVIKTLVQNNLFYMLHQFLQYHVLSDSKPLACLLLSLESTYPPAHQLSLDMLKRLSTANDEIVEVLLSKQQVLGALRFIRSVGGHDNVSARKFLDAARQTGDQMLFYTVFRSFQQRNQRLRGNPSFNPGEHCEEHVAHFKQLFGEQALMKPSTV; translated from the exons ATGGCGGAGGAACATTACCTGGAGTTGAGCGAGAACCCGGTCCAGTTTGAGCATGCGTCAAGCGTCAACAACGTCTTCTTCGATGAAGCTAACAAACAG GTGTTTGCGGTGCGTTCAGGTGGAGCCACAGGTGTGGTGGTGAAAGGGCCTGATGACAAAAGCAGCGTTGCCTTCAG gaTGGATGATAAAGGGGAGGTGAAGTGCATCAAGTTCTCCATCGGGAACAAGATCCTGGCGGTCCAGCGGACCTCCAAGTCTGTG GACTTCATCAACTTCATCCCCGACTATCCGCACACAGAGTTCACCCAGGAGTGTAAG ACGAAGAACGCCAGCGTTCTAGGGTTCTGCTGGACCAGCTGGAACGAGATCGTCTTCATAACGGACCAGGGCATAGAGTTCTACCAG GTGTTCCCAGACAAGCGCAGCCTGAAGCTGCTGAAGAGTCAGAGCATCAACGTGAACTGGTACCAGTACTGTCCGGAAACGGCCGTGATCCTGCTGTCCACCACGGTGCAGGGCAACGTCCTGCAGCCGTTCGCCTTCCGG AACGGAACCATGACCAAGATGACCAAGTTCGAGATCGAGCTGCCGGTCGTCCCCAAACCGGCCAAGCTGACGCTGTCCGAGAGGGAcatcgccatggcaaccat ctacGGCCAGGTGTACGTCATGTACCTGAAGCACCACTCCCGAACGGCAAACAGCCCCGGAGCCGAGGTGGTGCTCTACCACCTGTCCAG GGAGGGCGCCTGTAAGAAGAGCCACATCCTGAAGCTCAACACCACCGGGAAGTTCGCCCTGAACATCGTGGACAACCTGATCGTCGTTCACCACCAGAGTTCACAG ACGTCTCTGATCTTCGACATCAGGCTGAAGGAACCGGACTGCGCCGTTAACACCCACCAGCCGGTTCTGCCGGCCCGGTCCATCCATCCCTACAGGATTCCTCTGTCAG GTCCGGCTGCCGTCCCGACTCAGCCGCCGGTTCCGTGTCAGCTCT ACTCTTCCTCCTGGAGCGTCTTCCAGCCCGACATCATCATCAGCGCCAGTGAAG GTTACCTGTGGTATCTGCAGGTGAGGTTGCCCCCTACTGTCCACCTGCTGCAGGACAAGGGCAAGTTGATGGACTTCCTGCTGCGGCGGCGGGACTGCAAGATGGTGATCCTGTCCGTGTGTTCTCAGA TTCTGGACGGGCAGGAGAAGGGCAGCCTGCCCGTGGTGGCGACCGTCTTCGACAAGCTCAACCAGGTGTACAAGGAGTACCTGGAGGCGGAGCAGAGCTACACGGCG GCCATGGAGTCCGGTCCGAGTCGAGGAGGCGGAGCCCAGAAGCGGCCGGTCCGGACGCAGGCCGTCATCGACCAATCagacatgtacacacatgtccTGTCAGCGTTCACAGAGATGAAG GACGTGTCCCATAAGTTCATCATCGCCGTGCTGATGGAGTACATCCGCTCCctgaatcagaaccagatcacCGTCCAG CATTACCTGTATGAACTGGTGATCAAGACTCTGGTCCAGAACAACCTGTTCTACATGCTGCACCAGTTCCTGCAGTACCACGTCCTCAGTGACTCCAAACCTCTG GCCTGCCTGCTGCTGTCTCTGGAGAGCACCTACCCTCCAGCCCACCAGCTGTCTCTGGACATGCTCAAG CGCCTGTCGACGGCCAACGATGAGATCGTGGAGGTTCTGTTGTCCAAGCAGCAGGTTCTGGGCGCGCTCAGGTTCATCCGCAGCGTTG GCGGCCATGACAACGTGTCGGCCAGGAAGTTCCTGGATGCGGCGCGGCAGACGGGAGACCAGATGTTGTTCTACACCGTGTTCCGGTCGTTCCAGCAGCGGAACCAGCGCCTCAGAGGAAACCCGTCTTTCAACccag GGGAACACTGCGAGGAGCACGTGGCGCACTTCAAGCAGCTGTTTGGGGAGCAGGCGCTGATGAAGCCGTCCACAGTGTGA
- the riok3 gene encoding serine/threonine-protein kinase RIO3, with protein MDQSGVAAQTQKSPWGSVGPAAPACSLTEVMSEQLARQLDEEDQGFPALPHPAADPEEGPDTDSDLMLAQMLQMQFDREFDDQLRREERKFNGDSKVSISFENYRKVHPYEDSDSSEDEVDWQDTRHDPYRAVKPQAVPRRGFSGKGKNITTKHDEDACGRKNTARMDNFAPEVHVGDGLGMDLKLSNQVFNSLKQHCYSEQRRSARLHEKKEHSTAEQAVDPRTRLLMYKMVNSGVLENINGCISTGKESVVFHADGGSLEEQSVPEEVVLKVFKTTLNEFKNRDRYIKDDYRFKERFSKLNPRKVIRLWAEKEMHNLARMKKAGIPCPDVVLLKKHILVMSFIGKEHVPAPKLKDVALGSEEAAEAYRQVLQLMQRLYQDCNLVHADLSEYNMLWYQGKVWLIDVSQSVEPTHPHGLEFLFRDCRNVATFFQKRGVSEALSVYDLFNAVTGLDVPVSADDDAHFLAEIVAMEKRNEDHVQKRGKKTFPVMSEDGGPPLDPDSDD; from the exons ATGGACCAATCAGGAGTCGCAGCACAAACGCAGAAG agTCCATGGGGTTCTGTGGGCCCGGCGGCGCCGGCCTGTTCCCTGACGGAGGTGATGAGTGAGCAGCTGGCCCGGCAGCTGGACGAGGAGGACCAGGGCTTCCCAGCGCTCCCACA CCCGGCAGCCGACCCGGAGGAAGGTCCGGACACGGACAGCGACCTGATGCTGGCCCAGATGCTGCAGATGCAGTTCGACCGCGAGTTCGACGACCAGCTGCGCCGCGAGGAGAGGAAGTTCAACGGAGACAGCAAAG TGTCCATCTCCTTTGAGAATTACCGGAAAGTCCATCCTTATGAGGACAGCGACAGTTCAGAGGACGAGGTGGACTGGCAGGACACGAGACACGACCCCTACCGGGCCG TGAAGCCCCAGGCGGTGCCCCGCAGAGGCTTCAGTGGGAAGGGGAAGAACATCACCACCAAACACGACGAGGACGCCTGCGGTCGGAAGAACACGGCCCGCATGGACAAC TTCGCCCCGGAGGTCCACGTGGGGGACGGGTTGGGGATGGACCTGAAGCTGTCCAACCAGGTCTTCAACTCCCTGAAGCAGCACTGCTACAGCGAGCAGCGCCGCAGCGCCCGGCTGCACGAGAAGAAGGAGCACTCCACCGCC GAGCAAGCCGTGGACCCGCGGACCCGCCTGCTCATGTACAAGATGGTGAACAGCGGAGTTCTGGAGAACATCAACGGCTGCATCAGCACCGGCAAGGAGTCGGTGGTGTTCCACGCCGACGGAGGCAG CCTGGAGGAGCAGTCGGTCCCAGAGGAAGTGGTTCTGAAAGTCTTCAAGACGACGCTGAACGAGTTCAAGAACCGGGACCGCTACATCAAGGACGACTACCGCTTCAAGGAGCGCTTCAGCAAACTGAACCCCAGGAAGGTGATCCGGCTCTGGGCCGAGAAGGAGATGCACAACCTGGCCAG GATGAAGAAGGCGGGGATTCCCTGTCCGGACGTGGTTCTGCTGAAGAAACACATCCTGGTGATGTCGTTCATCGGGAAGGAGCACGTCCCGGCGCCCAAACTCAAAGACGTGGCGCTGGGGTCCGAGGAGGCGGCGGAGGCGTACCGCCAGGTGCTGCAG CTGATGCAGCGCCTCTATCAGGACTGTAACCTGGTCCACGCAGACCTCAGTGAATACAACATGCTGTGGTACCAGGGGAAG gtgTGGCTGATAGACGTCAGCCAGTCGGTGGAGCCCACCCACCCTCACGGCCTGGAGTTCCTCTTCAGGGACTGCAGGAACGTTGCCACG TTCTTCCAGAAGAGGGGAGTGAGCGAGGCGCTGAGCGTCTACGACCTTTTCAACGCCGTCACCGGACTCGACGTCCCGGTCAGCGCCGACGACGACGCTCACTTCCTGGCTGAG ATCGTTGCCATGGAGAAGCGGAACGAGGACCACGTCCAGAAGCGGGGGAAGAAGACGTTCCCGGTGATGTCGGAGGACGGCGGTCCTCCTTTAGACCCCGACTCTGATGACTAG